The Paenibacillus beijingensis nucleotide sequence CTTCCGTCCCGGCGATACGCTGAAAGTATACGTAAAAGTTATCGAGGGTTCCCGCGAGCGGATTCAGCTGTTTGAAGGCGTTGTTATTAAACGCCGCGGCGGCGGAATCAGCGAAACGTTCACGGTTCGCAAAATTTCTTACGGCGTTGGCGTAGAAAGAACGTTCCCGGTGAATTCGCCGAAGATCGACAAGATCGAAGTGGCTCGCCGCGGTAAAGTTCGTCGTGCGAAACTGTACTACCTCCGCAGCCTGCGCGGCAAAGCGGCAAGAATCAAAGAAATCCGTTAAGGATAAACGTCAAGAGGGGCTTGCGCAAACAAGTCCCTTTTCGTTTTTTCGGAAATACTAATACCGTTGCAATGAAGAACATAACCGGACTTCGCCGGGGAAAGAGGCGTAACGAATGGATCAGCAACAGCGCACTGAACAGGAAATCCCGGCTCCTGAATTTTCGGGGAACAGGGAAATCCGGATGGCGTCCGGCGATGGCGGCCGGCCGGCCGATACGGCTGTACGTCAATCTGGCGGCGGCAAAGCCCAGAAGGAAATTGTGGAATGGATTAAGGCGCTTGCCATCGCATCCCTTCTCGTATTTCTCATCCGCTGGTTTTTGTTCGCGCCGTTTGTCGTGGACGGGCCGTCCATGCAGCCTAACTTTGAGTCCGGGGAACGTTTGATCGTCAATAAAATTCTGTATTCCATCCGCGAACCGAAACGGGGCGAAGTCGTCGTGTTTCATGTGCCGGAGGAAGGCCGCGATTTCATTAAGCGAGTCATTGCCATCCCCGGGGATCAAGTAAAGGTGGACGGGGACGACGTTTATATTAACGGTGT carries:
- the rplS gene encoding 50S ribosomal protein L19; translated protein: MNIVQAITQEQLRKDIPSFRPGDTLKVYVKVIEGSRERIQLFEGVVIKRRGGGISETFTVRKISYGVGVERTFPVNSPKIDKIEVARRGKVRRAKLYYLRSLRGKAARIKEIR
- the lepB gene encoding signal peptidase I, yielding MASGDGGRPADTAVRQSGGGKAQKEIVEWIKALAIASLLVFLIRWFLFAPFVVDGPSMQPNFESGERLIVNKILYSIREPKRGEVVVFHVPEEGRDFIKRVIAIPGDQVKVDGDDVYINGVKQEEPYLKQAIEQAHKEGRLYNIGPSFPNETFTDGTVPADSFLALGDNRGNSEDSRMIGYISDKELIGRADVIFWPLNKIEFIKHNW